One Solibacillus sp. R5-41 DNA segment encodes these proteins:
- a CDS encoding YuiB family protein — protein MMNDVSLVQVIISVVLFFVMFFGIGFLLNMLLRMTWLMAIVYPVVVVFIIDEVSFLDYIFKPGSAFPELMDRFQALHLVDIVILSGGFGGAVVAGFVMIALRKAGYRMF, from the coding sequence ATTATGAATGACGTTTCCTTAGTACAAGTAATTATTTCGGTTGTTCTCTTTTTTGTAATGTTTTTTGGGATTGGTTTCCTTCTAAATATGTTATTACGTATGACTTGGTTAATGGCTATTGTTTATCCAGTCGTTGTCGTATTTATCATTGACGAGGTGAGTTTCCTGGATTATATCTTTAAGCCTGGCTCAGCTTTCCCAGAGCTTATGGATAGATTCCAAGCGTTGCATTTAGTCGACATTGTCATTTTATCGGGTGGGTTTGGCGGTGCGGTTGTCGCAGGTTTTGTGATGATTGCATTACGTAAAGCTGGCTATCGTATGTTTTAA
- a CDS encoding NUDIX domain-containing protein, which yields MATDRGKVWLGVAAIVENANGEWLLVKKTYGGLKGAWSLPAGFVQQAETVTTAVIREVKEETGIACEVMGLIGFRSGVIMNDISDNMAIFYCQPIEGDPVIHLQEREIAEACWLTPSLIIENEHASVMLKEMAQEHVKRHIHPIIEGVNPGDVFGYSEYHLFFKK from the coding sequence ATGGCGACAGATCGTGGAAAAGTATGGCTTGGTGTAGCCGCAATTGTTGAAAATGCGAACGGTGAGTGGCTTCTTGTAAAAAAAACATATGGTGGTTTAAAAGGGGCGTGGTCGTTGCCAGCAGGTTTTGTACAACAAGCTGAAACTGTCACAACGGCAGTAATACGAGAAGTGAAAGAAGAAACAGGGATTGCATGCGAAGTGATGGGACTTATTGGATTTCGCTCGGGTGTAATTATGAATGATATTAGTGATAATATGGCTATATTTTATTGTCAGCCCATCGAGGGAGATCCAGTTATTCACTTACAGGAACGTGAAATTGCTGAAGCTTGTTGGCTAACGCCTTCATTGATCATAGAAAATGAACATGCTTCAGTGATGCTCAAAGAAATGGCACAGGAACATGTAAAACGGCATATTCATCCAATTATTGAAGGGGTTAATCCGGGTGATGTTTTTGGGTATAGTGAATATCACTTATTTTTCAAGAAATAA
- a CDS encoding MerR family transcriptional regulator, translated as MKSIQQMSKHYRVTARTLRYYEELGILTPNRQGNTRLYSQREEAKMKLIVRGKQFGFTLDEIKEMVHLFNADRTGIKQLERTIQFGDEKIALIDKQIAELMNIRTELEQMKHDFQKKLQVLKGDSS; from the coding sequence GTGAAATCGATTCAGCAAATGAGCAAACATTATCGAGTAACAGCACGGACGTTGCGTTACTACGAAGAACTTGGTATTTTAACACCGAATCGCCAAGGGAATACAAGGCTTTATTCACAACGCGAAGAAGCAAAAATGAAATTAATCGTTCGAGGGAAGCAATTTGGTTTTACCCTTGATGAAATTAAGGAAATGGTGCATCTATTTAATGCGGATCGAACAGGAATAAAGCAGCTGGAGCGCACGATTCAATTTGGTGATGAAAAAATAGCACTCATTGATAAACAAATTGCTGAGCTGATGAACATTCGTACAGAACTGGAACAAATGAAACATGATTTCCAAAAAAAATTACAAGTTTTGAAGGGAGACTCTTCATGA
- a CDS encoding class I adenylate-forming enzyme family protein, producing MNTSELLTRAARKYPQQTAIQSMGQAVSYAALNFQANQLAQSMQQQGIVKGDKVAIFMPNVTEFVVSYFAIAKLGAIVVPMNAKFTATEIEFVLNHADAKAIIAHALIFESAKTIDFNGLKVKTGDAFEQWLSFESLLTGTGEDLGTALTEDDDSTLLYTSGTTGNPKGVLLTHRSVLAVSTMIAIEMEVKPESKLLLMMPLSHSAPLNLFLITSILVGATAVLTPTFTPDLLLETVQTYKTTHFFGAPVAYLLTASSPKLQDYDLTSMKWWVYGGAPLSEKEILFVQDKFTTDRLVCVYGLTEAGPSGSILLAADHPQRAGSIGKRAPYGTELRIVNDQFEDVAAGEVGEIVLHGEGNMKEYYKNPEATQVTLQNGWIRSGDLAKIDEDGYVYIVDRKKDVIFSGGITIYPKEIEDVLLQIEPIFEVAVIGVPHVEWGETVKVIYAAKQTVSEAEIRDYLCKHLASYKIPRLYEQVEVLPRNASGKILKHTLKGDGHHAGIS from the coding sequence ATGAACACATCGGAATTATTAACGAGAGCGGCACGTAAATATCCACAGCAGACGGCAATTCAAAGTATGGGACAAGCGGTTAGTTATGCAGCACTAAACTTTCAAGCGAATCAGCTCGCACAGTCTATGCAGCAACAAGGCATTGTAAAGGGTGACAAAGTAGCGATTTTTATGCCGAATGTAACGGAATTTGTTGTAAGTTATTTTGCCATTGCAAAGCTTGGAGCAATTGTTGTACCAATGAATGCGAAATTTACTGCGACGGAAATTGAGTTTGTGTTAAATCATGCAGATGCTAAAGCTATCATTGCACATGCATTGATTTTTGAATCAGCTAAAACGATTGATTTTAATGGATTGAAAGTCAAAACAGGCGATGCCTTTGAACAATGGCTTAGCTTTGAAAGTTTGTTGACAGGTACTGGTGAAGATCTGGGCACAGCACTAACAGAGGATGACGACTCCACATTACTCTACACATCAGGTACAACAGGTAATCCAAAGGGCGTCCTGTTAACACATCGTAGTGTGCTTGCTGTATCCACTATGATTGCAATTGAAATGGAAGTAAAACCAGAAAGTAAGCTGCTCTTAATGATGCCACTTAGTCATTCAGCACCGCTTAATTTATTTTTGATTACATCGATTCTGGTTGGGGCAACAGCTGTATTAACACCAACATTTACACCGGATTTATTGTTGGAAACAGTTCAAACTTACAAAACAACTCACTTTTTCGGGGCACCTGTAGCCTATTTATTAACTGCAAGCTCTCCTAAATTACAGGATTATGACTTAACTTCAATGAAGTGGTGGGTATATGGTGGTGCACCTTTATCAGAAAAGGAAATTTTATTTGTACAAGATAAATTCACAACAGATCGTCTCGTTTGTGTATATGGTTTAACTGAGGCTGGGCCAAGTGGTTCCATTTTACTTGCAGCTGACCATCCACAGCGTGCGGGTTCTATCGGGAAACGTGCACCATACGGGACAGAGTTACGCATCGTCAATGACCAATTTGAAGATGTAGCAGCAGGTGAAGTCGGTGAGATTGTTCTCCATGGTGAAGGCAATATGAAGGAATACTATAAAAACCCTGAAGCTACACAAGTAACTTTGCAGAACGGTTGGATTCGTTCTGGAGATTTAGCAAAAATAGATGAAGATGGATATGTATATATTGTGGATCGAAAAAAGGATGTCATTTTTTCAGGTGGTATCACGATATATCCGAAAGAGATTGAAGATGTACTCTTACAAATTGAACCTATTTTTGAAGTAGCTGTGATCGGAGTTCCCCACGTTGAATGGGGTGAAACTGTAAAAGTCATCTATGCAGCGAAGCAAACGGTGTCGGAAGCAGAAATTCGAGATTATTTATGCAAACATTTGGCAAGCTATAAAATTCCGCGACTGTATGAGCAAGTAGAAGTACTACCACGAAATGCTTCAGGGAAAATTTTAAAGCACACGTTAAAAGGAGATGGCCACCATGCAGGTATTAGCTGA
- a CDS encoding acyl-CoA dehydrogenase family protein has translation MQVLAEQQERTQNFYVHDTTLQQILQDMLSEPFYQYANRELTTFGKHVATIIDARAKVTDREGEPRLQRYNEYGEEVSQVIVNEGYKNTVKETYETGIVGYVHKKIPELNQKGNYVYSFAQGYLLSQAEPGFYCPVTLTMATAYLLDHFANEDVKQRFLPHILATGDVELFEGATFLTERQGGSDVGANVVRAVKDGEHYHLFGEKYFASNAGMCGVAMVLARMEDAPSGSKGLTLFAVPWKREDGTLNGITIRRLKDKLGVRAVPSGEVVFDGAQAFVVGNPSKGIYYMLEALNLSRICNAAASLGIMKRALDEATNYATGRHAFGHRLLDYPMVQQTIGTLKAKHHASLVTLFDLIQLYDDVSSGRVGQEQQLIVRLLIALVKKETAEQAIHFAHEAIEMHGGNGYIEDFVTPRLLRDAQVLTVWEGTANILAHELIRIIKQEGHQLLLTLLEQRLVPLQGAEVQFIKVRLQDLTTQMDQFTKLPAPVQTLEAKGLMKKLSDLYESVVVLEHATKHGKREQQLAQIYIQQTWKTISFGEVPLAVQYS, from the coding sequence ATGCAGGTATTAGCTGAGCAGCAGGAACGTACACAAAACTTTTACGTACACGATACGACGTTACAGCAAATTTTGCAGGATATGCTGAGTGAACCTTTTTATCAATATGCAAACAGAGAACTTACGACGTTTGGCAAACATGTTGCCACTATTATTGATGCACGAGCAAAAGTAACAGACCGTGAAGGCGAACCTCGATTACAGCGCTATAATGAATACGGTGAGGAAGTCAGCCAGGTCATTGTTAATGAAGGCTATAAAAATACGGTCAAAGAAACATATGAAACAGGAATTGTTGGCTATGTGCACAAAAAAATTCCTGAGCTCAATCAAAAAGGAAATTATGTATATAGCTTTGCACAAGGCTATTTATTATCACAAGCAGAGCCCGGCTTTTATTGCCCGGTCACATTAACAATGGCGACAGCATATTTACTAGACCATTTCGCAAATGAGGACGTTAAACAACGCTTTTTACCACATATTTTGGCAACGGGCGATGTAGAACTTTTTGAAGGTGCGACATTTCTAACTGAGCGTCAAGGAGGTTCAGATGTAGGTGCCAATGTTGTCCGTGCTGTCAAAGATGGTGAGCACTATCATTTATTTGGTGAAAAATATTTCGCCTCGAATGCAGGGATGTGTGGTGTCGCGATGGTGCTTGCCAGAATGGAAGATGCACCAAGTGGATCAAAAGGGTTAACGTTATTTGCGGTACCTTGGAAGCGTGAAGATGGTACATTGAATGGCATTACCATACGACGCTTAAAAGATAAATTAGGTGTGCGTGCCGTACCTTCTGGTGAAGTCGTATTTGATGGGGCACAGGCATTTGTTGTCGGCAATCCATCAAAGGGAATTTACTACATGTTAGAGGCACTGAATTTATCACGGATTTGCAATGCAGCCGCATCATTAGGCATTATGAAGCGCGCATTAGATGAAGCGACAAACTACGCGACTGGCCGTCATGCATTTGGACATCGCTTGTTAGATTATCCAATGGTTCAACAAACAATTGGAACGCTTAAAGCAAAGCATCACGCATCACTTGTAACATTGTTTGATTTAATTCAATTATATGACGATGTTTCTTCTGGTCGCGTCGGTCAAGAGCAGCAATTGATTGTCCGCTTATTAATTGCACTCGTGAAAAAAGAAACAGCTGAGCAGGCGATTCATTTTGCACATGAAGCAATTGAAATGCATGGTGGAAATGGCTATATTGAAGACTTTGTCACACCACGTTTACTGCGTGATGCACAAGTATTAACAGTATGGGAAGGTACAGCGAATATATTAGCGCATGAACTAATCCGAATTATTAAGCAAGAAGGCCATCAGCTACTTCTCACTTTACTAGAGCAGCGGTTAGTACCATTACAAGGAGCCGAAGTACAATTTATTAAGGTACGATTGCAAGATCTCACGACTCAAATGGATCAATTCACCAAATTACCAGCACCTGTTCAAACATTAGAGGCAAAAGGATTAATGAAAAAATTAAGCGATTTGTATGAAAGTGTTGTTGTGTTAGAGCATGCGACAAAACACGGCAAGCGCGAGCAACAGCTGGCACAAATTTATATTCAGCAAACATGGAAAACGATATCATTTGGTGAAGTACCACTGGCTGTTCAATATTCATAA
- a CDS encoding NAD(P)/FAD-dependent oxidoreductase gives MKRPTILVLGAGYGGLTTVVNLQKMVNVNEVEIILVNKNDYHYETTWLHEVGAGTISPDKARYPISSVINSGVKFVQATVESVDVNTKKVGTTAGEFTYDYLVFGLGFEGETFGIPGLKEYALSLSNINTARQVREHIEYQFASWTLDEVKDDSKLTIIVGGAGFTGIEFLGELGNRVPELCKEFDIPQEKVRVLCVEAAPMVLPGFDPQLVEYAKTQLSKKGIEFSIGTPLVEATPEGVNIKKGEDEFEFIKAGTVVWAAGVRGNALVESSGIESNRARIAVRKDMRAPGFDDVFVVGDCAFLLNEEAGRPYPPTAQIAMQQAVNIAKNIKHLMNDQDTETFVYDDKGAVCSLGHDDAIGSAMGRKFTGKTASALKKVVDDRALFLVGGVGLTLKKGKFKFL, from the coding sequence AAAAATGGTGAATGTTAACGAAGTAGAAATCATTCTAGTTAACAAAAATGATTACCATTACGAAACAACATGGTTACATGAAGTAGGAGCAGGAACAATCTCACCAGATAAAGCGCGCTACCCAATTTCTAGCGTTATTAATAGCGGTGTGAAATTTGTACAAGCTACTGTTGAAAGTGTTGATGTAAACACGAAAAAAGTAGGTACAACTGCTGGCGAATTCACTTATGATTATTTAGTATTTGGTCTTGGGTTTGAAGGAGAAACATTCGGCATCCCAGGCTTAAAAGAATACGCATTATCATTATCAAATATCAATACTGCTCGCCAAGTACGTGAGCATATTGAGTACCAATTCGCATCTTGGACATTAGATGAAGTAAAAGATGACAGCAAGCTTACAATTATCGTAGGTGGTGCTGGTTTCACAGGTATCGAATTCTTAGGTGAATTAGGTAACCGTGTTCCTGAATTATGTAAAGAATTTGATATTCCACAAGAAAAAGTACGTGTACTTTGTGTTGAAGCAGCGCCAATGGTATTACCAGGCTTTGATCCACAACTTGTAGAATATGCAAAAACACAATTATCGAAAAAAGGCATCGAATTCTCAATCGGTACACCACTTGTTGAAGCGACTCCAGAAGGCGTTAATATCAAAAAAGGTGAAGATGAATTCGAATTTATTAAAGCTGGTACAGTTGTATGGGCTGCAGGTGTTCGTGGTAACGCATTAGTAGAATCATCAGGTATCGAATCAAACCGTGCGCGTATTGCAGTACGTAAAGATATGCGTGCTCCAGGATTTGACGATGTGTTCGTAGTAGGTGACTGTGCATTCTTATTAAACGAAGAAGCGGGTCGTCCATACCCACCAACAGCACAAATTGCAATGCAACAAGCTGTAAACATTGCGAAAAACATTAAGCACTTAATGAATGACCAAGATACAGAAACATTCGTTTATGATGACAAAGGAGCGGTATGCTCTTTAGGTCATGATGATGCAATTGGTAGTGCAATGGGTCGTAAGTTTACTGGTAAAACAGCATCAGCTCTTAAAAAAGTTGTTGATGACCGTGCATTATTCCTAGTAGGTGGCGTGGGCTTAACACTTAAAAAAGGTAAATTTAAATTCCTTTAA